In one Staphylococcus lutrae genomic region, the following are encoded:
- the ppx gene encoding exopolyphosphatase — MERNGLIDIGSNTIRLVIFEYHSRTGLNEIQNIKTPARLSQYLNHDRMMTQEGIHVLKTALSSFKKVAAAFEVHHLYPIATAAIRQSTNQEQILREIKKELDLDIMIIPEEDEAFYGAYAVTHTTRIENAVTVDIGGGSTELTRFKNKKIEEAISFPFGVVTLSRMFFENKEHNDKEALKKMEKFLKNEFSKVPWIQQQQINLVGIGGSARNCARIHQSAHQYPIAGIDGYTMTENDLKEVLQLLKKSTRDALTTLDGLSRDRADIILPAVTVFNVLFEMIEAKAFVFSRKGIREGFIMNQIAKKYPSEFNKAHVLKDALRHLANEYKIDGTGAKQRVKLAESLLKQLKKEKKLNIDPHLKEIFLEAAYLYYLGKFIDTDSSSQHTYYIIANSSINGLTHKDRVRLALLASFKNKTLLKLYSDETNWFTEAELSDIQSLGGIIKFVNALNVSNTNSVSKVTLRPNQTTYDLLVNFEGEPIAESYQSNRQKKHIEKILKTKINIVFTKS, encoded by the coding sequence ATGGAACGTAACGGTTTAATAGACATTGGTTCAAATACCATTCGCTTAGTTATTTTTGAATATCATTCACGTACCGGTTTAAATGAAATACAAAATATTAAAACCCCGGCAAGATTAAGCCAGTATTTAAATCATGACCGGATGATGACACAAGAGGGGATACATGTTCTGAAGACCGCATTAAGCAGTTTTAAAAAAGTGGCCGCAGCATTTGAGGTTCATCACTTATATCCCATTGCGACGGCAGCGATACGTCAGTCCACTAATCAGGAACAAATACTTCGAGAAATCAAAAAAGAGCTCGATCTTGACATTATGATTATTCCTGAAGAAGACGAGGCGTTCTACGGGGCATATGCGGTCACTCACACAACGCGTATTGAAAATGCCGTCACAGTGGATATTGGGGGCGGATCGACAGAACTGACACGTTTTAAAAATAAAAAAATTGAAGAAGCTATCAGTTTTCCATTTGGTGTTGTGACATTATCGCGCATGTTTTTTGAGAATAAAGAACATAATGATAAAGAAGCATTGAAAAAAATGGAAAAGTTTCTTAAAAATGAATTTAGCAAAGTACCATGGATTCAACAGCAACAAATTAATCTTGTTGGGATTGGGGGTTCTGCACGAAACTGTGCACGAATCCATCAATCTGCACATCAATATCCCATCGCAGGTATCGATGGGTATACGATGACCGAAAATGACTTGAAAGAAGTTTTGCAGCTACTTAAAAAGTCCACACGAGACGCATTAACAACGCTGGATGGTTTGAGTCGTGACCGTGCAGATATCATCTTACCGGCAGTGACAGTTTTTAATGTTTTGTTTGAAATGATTGAGGCGAAAGCGTTTGTATTTTCAAGAAAAGGGATTCGTGAAGGATTCATTATGAACCAAATTGCCAAAAAATATCCGTCAGAATTTAATAAAGCCCATGTTTTAAAAGATGCGTTGCGTCATCTTGCGAATGAATACAAAATTGATGGAACAGGTGCTAAACAACGTGTGAAATTAGCAGAATCTTTGTTAAAGCAACTAAAAAAAGAAAAAAAGCTGAACATTGATCCGCATCTTAAAGAAATCTTTCTTGAAGCAGCGTACCTCTATTATTTAGGCAAGTTTATAGATACGGATTCCAGTTCTCAACATACGTATTATATTATTGCCAATTCTAGCATCAATGGTTTGACACATAAAGACCGCGTGCGACTTGCTTTGCTCGCGAGTTTTAAAAATAAAACATTACTAAAGCTTTATAGTGATGAAACAAATTGGTTTACTGAAGCTGAACTTTCGGATATTCAATCGCTCGGTGGCATTATTAAGTTTGTTAATGCATTAAATGTTTCGAATACAAACAGTGTCAGTAAAGTGACATTACGACCCAATCAAACGACGTATGACTTACTCGTTAACTTTGAAGGCGAACCGATTGCTGAATCTTATCAATCCAATCGTCAAAAGAAACATATTGAAAAAATCCTTAAAACCAAAATAAATATCGTATTTACAAAATCTTAA
- the fumC gene encoding class II fumarate hydratase produces the protein MSVRIEHDTFGEIEVPADKYWGAQTQRSKQNFPVGKEKMPIEVVYGFAQLKRAAALANHELGQLSTAKKDAIVYACDRILSGELNEHFPLVIWQTGSGTQSNMNVNEVVSFVANEYLQSKGHDETVHPNDDVNKSQSSNDTFPTAMHVALYNEVEKRLEPALKGLRDTFYKKENEFKDIIKIGRTHLQDATPITLGQEISGWRYMLDVCHKLLTESKRHILNLAIGGTAVGTGINAHPEFGTKVAGYIAENTGYPFVSSENKFHALTAHDEVVQLHGSLKALAADLMKIANDIRWLASGPRAGLAEISIPENEPGSSIMPGKVNPTQCEMLTMVAVQVMGNDTVVGISSSQGNFELNVFKPVILHNTLQSIYLLADGMETFNKNCAVGIEPIPTHIDQYLNRSLMLVTALNPHIGYEKAAAIAKKAHKEGLTLKEAAIQSGFVTEAQFDAWIKPENMVHPK, from the coding sequence ATGTCAGTAAGAATTGAACATGATACATTTGGTGAAATAGAAGTACCCGCAGATAAATACTGGGGAGCACAAACACAACGAAGCAAGCAAAATTTCCCAGTGGGCAAAGAAAAAATGCCGATTGAAGTTGTCTATGGTTTTGCTCAGCTTAAACGTGCAGCAGCATTAGCCAACCATGAGTTAGGTCAATTAAGTACTGCTAAGAAAGATGCGATTGTCTATGCATGTGACCGGATTTTATCAGGAGAATTAAATGAACATTTTCCACTTGTCATATGGCAAACAGGCAGTGGTACACAAAGCAATATGAATGTAAATGAAGTTGTTAGTTTTGTAGCAAATGAATATTTACAATCAAAAGGTCACGATGAAACCGTTCATCCAAACGATGATGTGAATAAATCACAAAGTTCAAATGATACATTTCCAACAGCAATGCATGTCGCACTATATAATGAGGTTGAAAAACGATTAGAACCAGCATTGAAAGGCTTACGTGATACGTTTTATAAAAAGGAGAACGAATTTAAAGACATTATTAAAATAGGCCGTACACACCTTCAAGATGCGACACCTATCACATTAGGACAAGAAATCAGTGGTTGGCGCTATATGCTAGATGTGTGTCACAAATTACTTACAGAATCGAAACGACACATTTTAAATCTTGCAATCGGTGGAACTGCAGTAGGGACAGGAATCAATGCGCATCCAGAATTCGGCACAAAAGTTGCAGGTTATATTGCTGAGAATACAGGATATCCATTTGTATCCTCTGAAAATAAGTTTCATGCATTAACGGCACATGATGAAGTTGTACAATTACACGGCTCATTAAAAGCATTGGCTGCAGATTTAATGAAAATTGCTAATGATATTCGATGGCTTGCTTCAGGACCACGTGCTGGACTCGCTGAAATTTCAATTCCAGAAAATGAACCAGGGTCTTCGATTATGCCTGGTAAAGTGAATCCGACACAGTGTGAAATGTTAACAATGGTTGCTGTTCAGGTCATGGGTAACGATACGGTTGTAGGCATTTCAAGCTCACAAGGTAATTTCGAATTAAATGTTTTCAAACCGGTTATTTTGCATAATACGTTACAATCTATTTATTTACTCGCAGATGGAATGGAAACGTTTAATAAAAACTGTGCTGTTGGCATCGAACCTATTCCAACGCATATCGATCAATATCTCAATCGTTCGCTCATGCTTGTTACCGCATTGAATCCACATATTGGTTATGAAAAAGCGGCAGCCATCGCCAAAAAAGCACATAAAGAAGGATTGACACTTAAGGAAGCAGCAATTCAATCAGGTTTTGTAACAGAAGCACAGTTTGACGCATGGATTAAGCCAGAAAATATGGTACATCCGAAATAA
- a CDS encoding SAS053 family DNA gyrase inhibitor, producing the protein MQDELKQSDNTMVDGFEDVVELGKEMEQISEQNDDRASNQSQDKTAHSSQTSQS; encoded by the coding sequence ATGCAAGATGAACTAAAACAATCTGACAATACTATGGTTGACGGGTTTGAGGATGTCGTTGAACTTGGCAAAGAGATGGAACAAATTTCCGAACAAAATGACGACAGAGCATCGAATCAGTCACAGGATAAAACGGCTCATTCTAGTCAAACATCTCAATCGTAA
- a CDS encoding 6-phosphogluconolactonase — MAMNFKVFKNPETAAVFTADILRKQLSSNPTSIVGIHLNEEDAPVLDALKKDVDRHGVDFSQIHILDYDQQVSYYRALGVPEKQIHNVTENDDKIDVFIAHHAKTKDNKGKLTLQVATINGEGEFGLPVNDSLLPAREIIVVLTGAAKAELVKRLYEENGNTSYIPSALKTHRMVTIVLDEAAAQGLPEDVRHYFTSLYA, encoded by the coding sequence ATGGCAATGAATTTTAAAGTGTTTAAAAATCCAGAAACAGCAGCCGTTTTCACAGCGGATATTTTGAGAAAACAATTGAGCAGTAATCCGACATCTATTGTTGGAATTCACTTAAATGAAGAAGATGCACCGGTGTTAGATGCGCTTAAAAAAGATGTGGATCGCCATGGTGTTGATTTTAGCCAGATTCATATTTTGGATTACGATCAACAAGTGTCGTATTATCGCGCATTAGGTGTCCCTGAAAAACAAATTCATAATGTCACTGAAAATGATGATAAAATTGATGTGTTTATTGCGCATCATGCAAAAACTAAAGATAATAAAGGTAAACTAACGTTACAAGTCGCGACAATTAATGGAGAAGGTGAATTTGGACTTCCAGTGAATGATAGTCTTTTACCGGCTCGCGAAATCATTGTTGTGCTGACAGGTGCAGCAAAAGCAGAGTTAGTGAAACGTTTGTACGAAGAAAATGGGAATACAAGTTATATTCCATCTGCATTAAAAACGCATCGAATGGTAACCATCGTCTTGGATGAAGCGGCAGCACAAGGATTACCAGAAGATGTGCGTCATTACTTTACGTCATTGTACGCATAA
- the trmL gene encoding tRNA (uridine(34)/cytosine(34)/5-carboxymethylaminomethyluridine(34)-2'-O)-methyltransferase TrmL produces the protein MAIHVVLYQPEIPANTGNIARTCAATDTHLHLIRPLGFSTDDKMLRRAGLDYWKYVSITYYDNIEAFFEQTEGEYFLLTKFGSKNHTSQDFSDLNKDYYFIFGKETTGLPAWVKEKYDNTALRIPMNENVRALNLSNTAAILVYEALRQQGYPHLQ, from the coding sequence ATGGCAATTCATGTTGTTTTATATCAGCCAGAAATACCGGCAAATACTGGGAATATTGCACGTACGTGTGCTGCGACAGATACGCATTTACATTTGATTCGACCGCTTGGCTTTAGTACGGATGATAAAATGTTACGACGTGCAGGTTTAGATTATTGGAAATATGTTTCAATTACATATTATGACAATATCGAAGCGTTTTTTGAACAAACTGAGGGAGAATATTTTCTGTTAACAAAGTTTGGATCCAAAAATCATACTTCCCAAGACTTTTCTGATTTAAATAAAGATTATTATTTTATTTTTGGAAAGGAAACGACGGGGCTGCCTGCTTGGGTGAAAGAAAAATACGATAATACTGCTTTACGTATCCCAATGAATGAAAATGTTCGTGCATTAAATCTATCGAATACAGCAGCAATACTTGTCTATGAAGCATTAAGACAACAAGGTTATCCACATTTACAATAA
- the queG gene encoding tRNA epoxyqueuosine(34) reductase QueG has protein sequence MDVLELKQEIIDYAQTIGINSIGFTTADPFDELKQKLVDYHAKGYASGFEHDDIALRTEPKLSLPTARSIIAIAVGYPNKMKGAPKSVRGDRRGIFARASWGQDYHVMMRRRLNDLARFIQSKVPDVECLSMVDTGVLSDRAVAERAGLGFVGRNGFVINPDLGTWTYLGEMLVSIPFPPDDPLLDSCGDCTICVDRCPTSALVGDGQLNSQKCISFLTQTKGYLADEYRYKIGNRLYGCDTCQQVCPKNRGINTEQEDIHLEPDILKPRLVPLLTMNNKTFKNTFGHLAGAWRGKKPIQRNAIIALAHFKEESAIPTLKEVAETDARPMIRATAFWAIGQILGDAAKDYIMSHYENELEEVQIEMIKGLETRREE, from the coding sequence ATGGATGTATTGGAATTAAAACAAGAGATCATAGATTATGCACAGACCATCGGCATCAATAGTATCGGCTTTACAACGGCAGATCCATTTGATGAACTTAAACAAAAATTAGTCGATTATCATGCGAAGGGATATGCTTCAGGATTTGAACATGATGACATCGCTTTACGTACTGAACCAAAGTTGTCGCTACCGACAGCACGTTCAATTATTGCCATTGCAGTTGGTTATCCTAATAAGATGAAAGGCGCGCCAAAAAGTGTTCGAGGAGATCGACGTGGCATTTTTGCACGTGCATCATGGGGACAGGATTATCATGTCATGATGAGACGACGGTTAAATGATCTTGCGCGTTTTATTCAAAGTAAGGTTCCTGATGTGGAGTGCCTATCCATGGTAGACACTGGTGTATTGTCCGATAGAGCCGTAGCTGAACGCGCAGGTTTAGGATTTGTAGGAAGAAATGGATTTGTCATTAACCCTGATTTAGGGACGTGGACCTATTTGGGTGAAATGTTAGTCAGCATTCCATTTCCACCTGACGACCCGTTACTCGACAGTTGTGGTGATTGCACGATTTGTGTAGATCGTTGTCCAACGAGTGCGCTTGTAGGGGATGGGCAACTGAACAGCCAAAAATGCATTAGTTTTTTGACGCAAACAAAAGGTTATTTAGCTGATGAATATCGTTATAAAATTGGGAATCGATTATACGGTTGTGATACGTGTCAACAAGTCTGTCCTAAAAATCGCGGCATTAACACTGAACAAGAGGATATTCATCTAGAACCTGACATTTTAAAACCACGACTTGTCCCTTTATTGACAATGAATAATAAAACATTTAAAAATACGTTTGGTCATCTTGCGGGTGCGTGGAGAGGTAAAAAGCCTATTCAAAGAAATGCAATCATTGCTTTAGCGCATTTCAAAGAAGAATCTGCAATCCCTACGTTGAAAGAGGTTGCTGAAACGGACGCGAGACCGATGATTAGAGCCACTGCGTTTTGGGCGATTGGACAAATTCTAGGTGATGCTGCAAAAGATTATATTATGTCACATTATGAGAACGAACTTGAAGAAGTACAAATAGAAATGATTAAAGGTTTAGAAACAAGGAGAGAAGAATAA
- a CDS encoding amino acid ABC transporter ATP-binding protein — MIKIKKLNKSFGSTKVLTGIDMKIAKGEVVAIIGPSGSGKSTLLRCMNLLEVPTSGQVIFEGRDLTSKGTKVDELRQKMGMVFQNFNLFPHKKVIDNIMLAPQLLKKGDAQQLKTRALDLLDKVGLKEKAEAYPNQLSGGQKQRVAIARALAMNPDVLLFDEPTSALDPEVVGEVLTVMKSLAKEGMTMVVVTHEMDFAKNVSDRVIFMADGVVVEDGTPHEIFENPQHQRTQNFLKRVLNNV, encoded by the coding sequence GTGATTAAAATTAAAAAATTAAACAAATCGTTCGGATCAACTAAAGTTTTAACAGGTATTGATATGAAAATCGCTAAAGGTGAAGTTGTAGCCATTATTGGTCCGTCTGGTAGTGGTAAAAGTACTTTATTACGGTGCATGAATTTGTTAGAAGTGCCAACTTCTGGACAGGTGATTTTCGAAGGACGTGACTTAACAAGTAAGGGGACAAAAGTGGATGAGTTGCGTCAAAAAATGGGAATGGTTTTTCAAAACTTTAATTTATTCCCGCACAAAAAAGTGATTGATAATATTATGCTGGCACCCCAATTATTGAAAAAAGGGGATGCACAACAACTAAAAACGCGTGCGCTAGATTTATTAGATAAGGTAGGGTTAAAGGAAAAAGCAGAGGCTTACCCGAACCAATTATCAGGGGGACAAAAACAAAGGGTTGCGATTGCTCGTGCATTAGCAATGAATCCAGATGTATTATTATTTGATGAACCTACATCAGCTCTGGATCCTGAAGTTGTAGGAGAAGTTTTAACAGTAATGAAATCTTTAGCAAAAGAAGGTATGACAATGGTTGTCGTAACACATGAAATGGATTTCGCAAAAAATGTGAGTGATCGTGTCATTTTCATGGCAGATGGGGTAGTCGTTGAAGATGGGACACCACATGAAATTTTTGAAAATCCACAACATCAACGTACACAAAACTTTTTAAAACGTGTGCTTAACAATGTCTAA
- a CDS encoding ABC transporter permease subunit (The N-terminal region of this protein, as described by TIGR01726, is a three transmembrane segment that identifies a subfamily of ABC transporter permease subunits, which specificities that include histidine, arginine, glutamine, glutamate, L-cystine (sic), the opines (in Agrobacterium) octopine and nopaline, etc.), producing MKHLRKGLSMLFIVLLLFTGLPMTKKAEAASKDQWEVIKERGELKVGLSADYAPMEFEHTVNGEREYAGIDIEIAKKIAKDNGVKLKIVNMSFDSLLGALKTGKIDIIISGMTPTDERKKEVDFSDNYMTVGQTAVVRKKDKDKYKTLKDLANHRIGVQKQTTQEELAKKEIEGADIQSLTRLPEVILALKSNKVDAIVMDSAVGKAYLAQNEDLTFSDATFADSDKPTAIAVPKDSPELLSRINKTIAEVNDKNLIKDYEKIAYDAMNDDGNFFTKYGTFFITGLKSTILISIIGVVLGAVLGAMIALMKISKILPLKWLASAYIEFLRGTPLLVQVFLVFFGTTAVLGLDISAFICGAIALVINSSAYIAEIIRAGINAVDKGQMEAARSLGLGYGQTMKSVIMPQAIKNILPALGNEFVTVIKESSIVSVIGVSEIMFNAQVVQGVSFDPFTPLLIAAVLYFILTFTLSRLMSFIEGRMRVSD from the coding sequence ATGAAGCATTTGAGGAAAGGTTTATCTATGCTTTTTATTGTATTGTTATTATTTACAGGTTTACCGATGACAAAAAAAGCAGAAGCAGCAAGTAAGGATCAATGGGAGGTTATTAAAGAACGGGGTGAATTAAAGGTCGGATTATCTGCTGATTATGCACCAATGGAATTTGAACATACTGTGAATGGGGAACGTGAGTATGCAGGAATTGATATCGAAATCGCTAAAAAAATTGCGAAAGATAACGGTGTCAAATTAAAAATAGTCAATATGTCTTTTGACAGTTTATTAGGGGCGTTAAAAACTGGGAAAATTGACATTATTATCTCAGGAATGACACCAACAGATGAGCGTAAAAAAGAGGTAGACTTTTCGGATAACTATATGACTGTGGGTCAAACAGCTGTTGTTCGTAAAAAAGATAAAGATAAATACAAAACGCTTAAAGATTTAGCGAACCATCGTATCGGTGTACAAAAACAAACGACACAAGAAGAATTAGCAAAAAAGGAAATTGAAGGTGCGGACATTCAATCATTAACACGTTTACCTGAAGTGATTTTGGCACTTAAAAGTAACAAGGTCGACGCTATCGTGATGGACAGTGCTGTGGGTAAAGCGTACTTAGCTCAAAACGAAGATTTAACGTTTTCAGATGCGACATTTGCTGATTCGGATAAACCTACTGCCATTGCGGTTCCAAAAGATTCACCGGAATTGTTATCACGTATTAATAAAACAATTGCTGAAGTCAATGATAAAAATCTAATTAAAGACTATGAAAAGATTGCTTATGATGCAATGAACGATGATGGCAACTTCTTCACTAAATATGGAACGTTCTTTATTACTGGATTGAAAAGTACAATTCTCATTTCAATTATTGGCGTTGTTTTAGGCGCAGTTTTAGGGGCAATGATTGCATTAATGAAAATTAGTAAGATACTACCTCTTAAATGGTTAGCATCAGCGTATATTGAGTTTTTAAGAGGAACGCCATTACTTGTACAAGTATTCTTAGTATTTTTTGGGACAACGGCAGTTTTAGGACTGGATATTTCAGCTTTCATTTGTGGTGCGATTGCTTTAGTGATTAACAGTTCAGCGTATATTGCAGAGATCATACGTGCAGGGATTAATGCGGTGGATAAAGGTCAAATGGAAGCCGCACGTAGTTTAGGTTTGGGTTATGGCCAAACAATGAAATCAGTCATTATGCCACAAGCGATTAAAAATATTTTACCGGCTTTAGGGAATGAATTTGTAACTGTAATCAAAGAATCGTCTATTGTTTCAGTTATAGGTGTGAGTGAAATTATGTTTAATGCTCAAGTTGTTCAAGGTGTTTCGTTTGATCCATTTACACCTTTACTAATTGCAGCAGTGCTTTACTTTATTTTAACTTTCACACTTTCACGTCTAATGAGCTTTATTGAAGGGAGAATGAGAGTCAGTGATTAA
- a CDS encoding PTS transporter subunit IIC: MVTNQINKKQFFSVILNAVGAGVVIALLPNALLGELLKFFKEGRPFLESMYQLVLVIQSFMAFIIGALAAHAFKFPGPGVAFVGTSAMIGSGVIQFKNGAFMLHGIGDIINVIIVVMIASILFILLSGKLGSLEIIILPAVIPVISGMLGLFTLPYVSQVTQSLGKLIHTFTELNPLVMSILIAITYALLMVTPISVVAIATAISLSGLGSGAANMGVVAACVTFLMGSWKVNGLGVNIVLLVGAAKMMIPVYLKNPIIMIPLTINGIVSGLIAYTIGIQGTPMSAGFGYSGFVGPINAFNRMEGNPTINILLLILGYFIIPFVIGWVVHQFSKKLLPRYSNDIFRFEIPKE; encoded by the coding sequence ATGGTAACAAACCAAATCAATAAAAAACAATTTTTTAGCGTTATTTTAAACGCAGTTGGGGCAGGTGTCGTTATCGCATTATTGCCCAATGCATTACTTGGTGAATTACTAAAATTCTTTAAAGAAGGACGACCTTTTTTAGAAAGCATGTATCAGTTGGTACTTGTGATTCAATCATTTATGGCATTTATCATCGGGGCACTTGCGGCACATGCATTTAAATTCCCTGGTCCAGGGGTCGCGTTTGTTGGCACATCAGCTATGATTGGTTCTGGTGTGATTCAATTTAAAAATGGCGCATTTATGTTGCATGGTATAGGGGATATTATTAACGTGATTATCGTCGTCATGATTGCGAGCATATTATTCATTTTATTATCTGGAAAATTAGGATCGCTAGAAATCATCATTTTGCCTGCAGTCATTCCAGTCATCTCAGGTATGCTGGGACTGTTTACATTACCATACGTAAGCCAAGTCACGCAATCACTTGGAAAACTCATTCATACATTTACAGAACTTAATCCATTAGTGATGAGTATTTTAATTGCTATTACATATGCATTACTTATGGTCACACCGATTTCGGTTGTTGCGATCGCCACTGCTATTTCTTTAAGTGGACTTGGAAGCGGTGCAGCAAATATGGGGGTTGTTGCAGCGTGTGTCACATTTTTAATGGGATCATGGAAAGTCAACGGACTTGGCGTGAACATCGTATTGCTCGTCGGTGCCGCTAAAATGATGATTCCTGTTTATTTAAAAAACCCTATCATTATGATTCCTTTAACAATTAATGGTATTGTCTCTGGACTCATTGCATATACAATAGGAATACAGGGGACACCGATGTCTGCTGGTTTTGGTTACTCTGGATTTGTAGGACCTATTAATGCTTTTAATCGTATGGAAGGTAACCCAACGATCAATATTTTATTATTGATATTAGGTTACTTTATCATTCCGTTTGTCATTGGATGGGTGGTCCATCAGTTCAGCAAAAAATTATTGCCACGTTATAGCAATGATATTTTCCGTTTCGAGATTCCTAAAGAATAA
- a CDS encoding MAP domain-containing protein, producing MNMKKVMVTGLALGILTSTASLTAGNNADAASQYQHKVQSKTVSYTTTIDGSTSYVQSYLKLSTTSTSNFYQLNEKVKTTLKHEYNVTSLQIKKSKTTQYTVTWKNGKKQTINLKQGSVTPTQKINVNDIKNIDIKVENKKTNYKENSVPYTATIDGATAYVQSYLKLTEKNANNFYQLNQNIKGVLEKEYKLGASQIEKSKAAAYTVTWKNGHKQTISLKQGAALPTQLINIFDIKRIDIDVMSKQEKQVVKSVPYTTTIDGATSFVQSYLKLSNSNANNFYQLNQNIKAALENEYKLSASQVEKSKTAEYTVTWKNGHKQTISLKQGAILPTNVINVQDIKSIDVNVKKGKAKSAVNAVPYAVTLNGNTVFVQSYLHLSNYSASNFHQLNNEVKSVLKHGYRVTDAQIDSAKTAQYTVTWKNGQKQTISLKSDAPLTANKIDIHQIKSIDINVNGVK from the coding sequence ATGAATATGAAGAAAGTTATGGTCACAGGTTTAGCATTAGGTATATTAACATCAACAGCATCATTAACTGCGGGGAATAATGCAGATGCAGCATCACAATACCAACATAAAGTACAGTCTAAAACAGTGTCTTATACAACAACAATTGACGGTTCAACATCATATGTTCAATCTTACCTTAAATTATCAACAACGAGCACAAGTAACTTTTATCAGTTAAATGAAAAAGTTAAAACAACTTTAAAACATGAGTACAATGTGACTTCATTACAAATAAAAAAATCAAAAACAACACAATATACAGTGACATGGAAAAACGGTAAGAAACAAACAATCAATTTAAAACAGGGTTCTGTAACACCAACTCAAAAAATTAATGTGAATGACATTAAAAATATAGATATTAAAGTAGAAAATAAAAAGACGAACTACAAAGAGAATTCAGTTCCTTACACAGCTACGATTGATGGTGCGACAGCTTATGTTCAATCTTATCTTAAGTTAACTGAAAAAAATGCGAATAACTTTTATCAATTAAACCAAAATATTAAAGGTGTATTAGAGAAAGAATATAAATTGGGTGCATCACAAATTGAAAAATCTAAAGCTGCGGCTTACACTGTGACATGGAAAAACGGTCACAAACAAACAATTAGTTTAAAACAAGGTGCTGCTTTACCAACACAACTCATTAATATTTTTGATATTAAACGTATTGATATCGATGTAATGAGCAAACAAGAGAAACAAGTTGTAAAATCAGTACCATACACAACGACAATCGATGGTGCGACATCTTTTGTACAATCTTACCTTAAATTATCAAATAGTAATGCCAATAATTTTTATCAATTAAATCAAAACATTAAAGCGGCATTAGAAAATGAATACAAGTTAAGTGCTTCACAAGTTGAAAAATCAAAAACTGCAGAATATACTGTGACATGGAAAAACGGTCATAAACAAACAATCAGCTTAAAACAAGGCGCAATTTTACCAACAAACGTTATTAATGTTCAAGATATTAAAAGCATCGATGTTAACGTAAAAAAAGGTAAAGCGAAATCAGCTGTTAATGCAGTGCCTTATGCGGTGACTTTAAACGGTAACACTGTATTCGTACAATCATACCTTCATTTATCAAACTATAGTGCGAGTAACTTCCACCAATTAAATAACGAGGTTAAGAGTGTATTAAAACATGGGTATCGTGTCACTGATGCACAAATTGATTCAGCAAAAACAGCGCAATATACAGTAACATGGAAAAATGGTCAGAAACAAACTATTAGTTTAAAATCTGATGCCCCATTGACAGCTAATAAAATTGATATTCATCAAATTAAAAGTATCGATATTAACGTGAATGGCGTTAAATAA
- a CDS encoding transposase, whose product MTKRRYEHYFKMEAIKLVESGRKVTEVSRDLDIPIQTLTKWLSKYREGGEASFVGSGKLTPVKQTEVELQKRLKELEEENRILKKAMHIFAKDQK is encoded by the coding sequence ATGACTAAGAGAAGATATGAGCATTACTTTAAGATGGAAGCAATAAAACTGGTTGAATCAGGTAGAAAAGTGACTGAGGTCTCAAGAGACCTTGATATACCGATACAAACACTTACAAAATGGCTGAGTAAGTATCGTGAAGGTGGCGAAGCATCTTTTGTTGGTAGCGGTAAATTAACACCAGTAAAACAAACGGAAGTCGAACTACAAAAGCGACTTAAGGAACTTGAAGAAGAGAATCGAATATTAAAAAAGGCTATGCACATCTTTGCCAAAGACCAGAAATAA